A window of the Cystobacter fuscus genome harbors these coding sequences:
- a CDS encoding alkyl/aryl-sulfatase — translation MKLALALPTAAKAQSQDQTQTPGHAQPQDQARTPGTRPPTERTVRLNAQVRQELPFSNTQDFEDARRGFIGTEPDLTITDKDGNVVWSLKPYQFIQGREAPPTVNPSLWRQAQLNMQNGLFKVTDGIYQVRGYDLSVMTIIEGKTGTLVVDPLITAETGRAAYALYEKHRGQRPVRAVIYTHSHVDHYGGVKGVVSEADVKAGKVRILAPENFLEYAVSENVYAGNAMNRRSVYMYGPLLDRGPEGQVDAGLGKTTSARGTVTLIPPTDTIRETGDKRTLDGVELVFLMAPNTEAPTEMMFYLPKKKALCAAEDATHTLHNLYTLRGAEVRSAMNWWKYLNEAIDTYGAKAEVVFSSHHWPVWGRERLVPYLEKQRDAYKFLNDQALHLMNQGYTMNEVAEALKLPDGLSHEWFLRGYYGSVNHDAKAVYQKYLGWYDSNPAHLHPLPPEQAARRYVEFMGGAQLVMDKARNAYAQGDYRWVAEVMNHVIFADPDNTQARHLQADALEQLGYQTENATWRNEYLTGAFELRHGVPRTPHVQSNSPDTLRALPTDMYLDYLGIRLNARKALGQELGFHLRFTDTRENYALTLQNSVLVYSTRKQLPRPDATLTLTRTILDDINLKKLTFDEAVSSGKIKVQGDVLKFKALMEMLDDFDPSFDIITPGKPLPGQEPMGVGGAGGQKP, via the coding sequence GGCCCAGTCGCAAGATCAGACGCAGACACCAGGTCATGCACAGCCGCAAGATCAGGCGCGGACACCGGGTACCCGCCCCCCCACCGAGAGAACGGTCCGGCTCAATGCCCAGGTCCGGCAGGAACTGCCCTTCTCCAACACACAGGACTTCGAGGACGCCAGGCGCGGGTTCATTGGAACCGAGCCCGACCTCACCATCACGGACAAGGACGGCAATGTCGTCTGGAGCCTGAAGCCCTACCAGTTCATCCAGGGCCGGGAGGCGCCCCCCACCGTCAATCCCAGCCTGTGGCGGCAGGCCCAGCTCAACATGCAGAATGGCCTGTTCAAGGTCACCGACGGCATCTATCAGGTGCGAGGCTATGACTTGTCGGTGATGACCATCATCGAGGGCAAGACCGGAACCCTCGTCGTCGATCCGCTCATCACCGCGGAGACTGGCAGGGCGGCCTATGCCCTCTACGAGAAGCACCGGGGACAGCGGCCAGTTCGCGCCGTCATCTATACCCACAGCCATGTGGACCACTATGGAGGCGTGAAGGGCGTGGTGTCGGAGGCGGACGTGAAGGCAGGCAAGGTCAGGATTCTCGCTCCGGAGAACTTCCTCGAGTACGCCGTCAGCGAGAACGTCTACGCGGGCAACGCCATGAACCGCCGCTCCGTATATATGTATGGGCCGCTGCTCGACCGAGGGCCGGAGGGACAGGTGGACGCCGGCCTGGGAAAGACCACCTCCGCCAGGGGGACCGTGACGCTCATCCCTCCCACCGACACCATCCGCGAGACGGGCGACAAGCGGACCCTCGATGGGGTGGAACTGGTCTTCCTCATGGCACCGAACACCGAGGCGCCCACGGAGATGATGTTCTACCTCCCGAAGAAGAAGGCGCTGTGCGCAGCGGAGGACGCCACCCATACCCTCCACAACCTCTACACCCTGCGGGGCGCGGAGGTGCGCAGCGCCATGAACTGGTGGAAGTACCTCAACGAGGCCATCGACACCTACGGCGCCAAGGCCGAGGTCGTCTTCAGCTCCCACCACTGGCCGGTCTGGGGAAGGGAGCGGCTGGTGCCATACCTGGAGAAGCAGCGGGATGCGTACAAGTTCCTCAACGACCAGGCGCTGCACCTGATGAACCAGGGCTACACGATGAACGAGGTCGCCGAGGCCCTGAAGCTCCCGGATGGCCTGAGCCACGAGTGGTTCTTGCGTGGCTACTACGGCTCCGTGAATCACGACGCCAAGGCCGTGTATCAGAAATATCTCGGCTGGTACGACTCGAACCCCGCGCACCTGCATCCCCTGCCCCCCGAGCAGGCTGCCCGTCGTTACGTGGAGTTCATGGGAGGCGCCCAGTTGGTGATGGACAAGGCCCGGAACGCCTACGCGCAAGGCGACTACCGCTGGGTGGCGGAGGTGATGAACCACGTGATCTTCGCGGACCCAGACAACACCCAGGCACGCCACCTCCAGGCGGACGCGCTCGAGCAGCTGGGCTACCAGACGGAGAACGCCACCTGGCGCAACGAATACCTGACGGGAGCCTTCGAGCTCCGCCATGGAGTCCCCAGGACGCCGCACGTGCAGAGCAACAGCCCGGATACCCTCAGGGCGTTGCCCACGGACATGTACCTGGACTACCTCGGCATCCGGCTGAACGCTCGCAAGGCCCTCGGCCAGGAACTGGGCTTCCACCTGCGCTTCACCGATACCCGGGAGAACTACGCCCTCACCCTCCAGAACTCGGTGCTCGTCTATTCCACCAGGAAGCAGCTTCCCAGGCCGGATGCCACGCTCACCCTCACGCGCACGATCCTGGACGACATCAACCTGAAGAAGCTCACCTTCGACGAGGCCGTCTCCTCCGGGAAGATCAAGGTCCAGGGCGACGTACTGAAGTTCAAGGCACTGATGGAGATGCTGGACGACTTTGATCCGTCCTTCGACATCATCACGCCAGGCAAGCCACTGCCGGGCCAGGAACCGATGGGCGTGGGTGGAGCGGGTGGGCAGAAGCCATAG